A segment of the Bufo bufo chromosome 5, aBufBuf1.1, whole genome shotgun sequence genome:
AGAAGACTTTCCTAATTTTTACACCGGTGACGATAAAATCGCTACTTCTACACCTTTTAAAGATAAAAAGTGTAATTCTCAACCTTACTGTTTTTTGAAGGAACATGATTACACATATTTTTCTGGGTTAGATGAAGGATCATATGATTGTGTACCACAAAACGAGCAAGGTATTCCATTATCACCAATAGAGCAAAGCATTTGCCCCTTATCACCTGTGCCTGACAGCAATGGCGTACCAGACAGTGTAGACACTTATTTTGATCCCTCGTTTTTTTCATTTGAGAACACGGGGGCCACACTTACAGATCCCAGTGATGACAACTTTTATATTTACAAATGCCATGATGATCCTGATGACAGTGTATTTACCTCTTCCGAAGAcgaaattgaaaataaaaacaattttgtgGATTTAAACACTGATTGCTCAAATCATGCCATAGAGGAATAATTTGTCGTATTCGAATGTGAATTACGGAAATTATTAAAGATGGTGAAGTGTCAGTCAAAAAAAATTTGTCAATGCAACCTTGTGGCGTTCAAGAAGCGTTATACTGGCAGTATGATTTCTGTAGAAGTAAAATGTTCTAATGGACATGAAATAAAACTTTGGAATTCACAACCGAAACATAAAAAGCAACCATTGGGGAACGTTTTAATAGCATCTGCTGTCCTGGACTGAGCTTTCAGAAGACTAGACTATTCTTTGATATTTTGAAGCTTCGATGTATTGGCCAAACGACATTTTTCAAAAATCAAAGGAAATATTTGTTTCCTGCAATTGATATACAATGGAAAAAAGAACAAACTGCAGTCCTAGAGgagttgaaaaataaaaaatagtgtttGATAGGGGGTGGGCAGTGTGATTCGCCAGGGTATTCTGCTAAATACTGCATCTATACCCTGATGGATTATGAATCAAAGCAAATAGTTTCTTTTTCTGTAGAACAAATTGTTCCTCCACTCACGGCAGTGTCTCTTGAAAAATTTGCATTTGAAAAAAATGTGGAGTATTTGATTAACAGTGGAGTTGATATCAACATAATGGCCCATAGATAGGCACATTTCAATTCGTAAAATAATGTGAGACAAATATAAATCAATTAAGCACCAATTTGATGTGTGGCACATGGCAAAGTGTATTGGAAATAAGGTGCtggctgcctaaaaaaaaaaggaaagtacaATTTTGGCAAATTGGATACAACCAATTAAAAACCACCTATGGTGGTGTTCGCGAACCTGCGATGGGGATTGAGAGCAACTAGTAACAAAATGGAAATCATTACTGCACCATGTTGTGAATGTACATGAGTGGTGTAGTCCCGACTCCTACAACTCATGTCTACATCCTCCAATAGTACCACCAAGTGACGAAGATACAAAATGGTTTTTCCCAAAATCTCCTACCTTTAATACCCTTCAGGCCATTGTTGAGAACAAAAACTTTATTCTACAAAAACAACTGAACTACTTTTATCACACTGGTGAACTTGAAACTTACCATAGTGTATGCCTCAAGTACCGCCCCAaccgcattcattttttttatgatgGGATGTTGGCACGTTCACAACTGGCAGCCTTAGATCACAATCACAATGTTAAAAGATCtcttgcagtgataaaaaaatctgtaagtACAGGTGACCCATCGACTTGAGTTTTCAAAGGCAAGAAAATTGTGGGTCATTAAAGCTCTATATGCGCCAACAAGTCAAGAATTTATGAGCAAAATAAATGAAGAAGTGATGAGAATAATTTGTGAAGAAACTGTCCCAACATGGAGGTCAGCTAGACTGGACCTCCCAGCAAATATTGCATCCGTGTCTaaaccaaacaaaaaagaaaTGGTAAGGCAACATGAAACTCAATTTTAAATTTAGTTCATGGcgttctgaattttttttttatactactaTTGAAGAATTTATTTGTTTCTCCAGTATTAATGTTATTGTTTACCTTATCAAATTGACAGAAATGTTTGGCAATATTAAAGTTAAACTACAGTGTACTTTATTAGTAATCTTTACATTTCATTTGCAAAATGAAATAATTCAATCACAGCCATAACTTTAAAATCTTTATTTTGTAAGTTTatcaaaaaagttttaaaaaaaagacaaCAGGGAATAAAAACGGTTTTGTATTTATTTGCTGTGAACCTGTCATGCTGATACTCCAATTTTAGAACTCTTAGAAATTGAGATGAATTTGCAGGTCACCAGTTGCGTAATCTGAGTACCATCTGAATCCGGTATAGTTCCCCTCGTGATCTGGGTACAATTCTCTTATCTTAGACACCACACAAGAAGGCACAGGAATGCGGTGACCCTTTCCAAGAAACCCATAAACTTGGTTGGTAAACTTGCGATAGCATGCCCATCTCAGACACCTTgaataaataagaaaataattattGTCTTATACTGATTGACATGTTTACACTTACCTTCACTTATATATGGCTGAACGTTAAAGGGGCTTGTAGTATTGATgagctatcatcaggataggtcatcaatttcagatcagcGAGTGTACAACACCTGTCAACCAtaacgatcagctgtatgaagggaaggcgcacacagtgtgcacgtgccatatcctgtctctcttcctgcccgctgctgctatgtctatagcAAATCAGCAGTAGAAAGGAAGAAAGAACGGAGACGGCATGTGTGTGGTATTTATCCTATAATCAATACAACATTTTGTCTTACCTGTTTTCAATTCTTTCAAATTCTTGTTGGGTCATTCGGGTGCTGGCTTTAAGAATCTCAATTAAAAAATCTCTCGAATGAATCCTACTTTGAAATCCTTCAtgctgtattacacagtgtagacCTTCTCTCATACAATCCATTGATCTAAATTCATGGCAGAAAATGCTTTCCTCCAAGGAACTCATTTGCTTGCAATTTCCACACTGACACCACTGGGTTCCCTTTAATCTCCCTTCAGTGTCTTCAAGTTGGCGTGGTCTGTCTTCGTCTGGACTCCACTGAGGGTCATTCATAAAGCACCAAGGGTTTAGGCGGTTTTCCTCGGATACCATACTTTTTAGTCTATCCAGGAGATCTTGGAAACCCTAAAGAATAATACAGAGAGAATAGATAAAACGGAAAAGGGCATCTTTAGTCAAATCTATGCTTATGAAACATGGATGACATGTTGCTTGTCCTCTGTTCAATGAAAGGCCTCTGTGTTATTCCACATTTCACATGTGGCTGAATTTATGAGAAAAGTAATATTTCATAAATTTTATAATGACCATCTATAAACAAAAGGTGCACAAGAAATTCATATCGGTAGGCAACTTCCCTCTTCAATTAGACCCAGTGTTGCTATACACTTTGGGGGTCAAGTAATTTGTTGATATAGATGAGTCTATACAGGTAGATTGACACATATtacttaaaaattaaaaaatggcacATATGAACCAGGCAATAAGGCTGCTTTCAAATCAGAGTTCGCCTTTCCTTTCTTCTGCTCCTCGAATGCTGCTCCTCTGCTCCAACAGATagattcagcacataactgagccaaatagAGCCTACAGAGCCCTCAGACTGTAATGGTATCTGTTAGGTTTCTGCTCAGGCCAATATTTTTTAAGTGGAGACAAAAGTCCAGAATGCACTAAGTTTGTCtcaactataaaaaaaacttaCCTTGAACTGAAACCTAATGGGATACCATTACAGTCTGTCGGGTCTGTAGGCTctatttggctcagttatgtgctgaatccaTCTGTTCTTGTGCTCCATTCGAGGGGCAGAAGAAAGGAAAGGCGAACGCTGATTTGAAAGCAGccgaagggcttgttcacatcaccgttatgcattccgttttggCTTTACGTTATAACaaaggttataatggaaaataatacataAGACGGAAATCAAACCAATATACTAAGAGCATTATCCTAAAAGTAAATGTAATGTGGTCTCTGCATCAAATTGTTTTAGAGGCATTTCTTAAAAATGTATCATAATTCGATTTTAATATATTATTAACTTTGatttgtgatttattttttttgcttaatctAAAATTCCACTCACTTAACATTCCATTCCATTCCATTCCCTTAACATACACAAGTAATGTAAGTCAACATTTATATCTCACAGGACAATAGTGTTAAGGTTCTATTAGATAGGTATTTTTTTCATTACTGTGTGGCAAGTAATAATTTAGCAAGTCGTTTGCATTCAAAAGACGTTCAATTACGTGAAGCAATTATCATTAAATATTTTTTGCTGTTTGCTTCTTATCGTGATCTTTGCTCATTCCCCATTAGAGCATTTACGCTTCTAATGACTGGCAGATTTCTGATTAGATGAGAGGATGTGGTAGCAAATAATGATAATCTTTCAGTTTGACATATTTGTCCAATCCATGGAAAATGAATGATTTATTGCTCAAATTTTAATGATTATACAAAAATTCTAACGATAATCGCTATGTCTAAGGTTATATTTGACTGTGTCAAAATCTGCTGCATATCCCTTGAAAGAAACTGCTGCATGGATTTTCATTTTGAATGCTGCGGTCTCGCTCTCACTCCATTAAATGTAGCTAGACTGTTTGCAGGTTCCCACTACAGGTTTCTAAGGTGTTCTCTTGGTAACAGTGCCAAAAATGGACATGTCCATTCTTGGCACGTTCTGGAACACTGCTCATGAAAAATCTTTGGCCACCATAGATTTGGCACAGTTTTCAGCACCTAATCCACACTGAAACTTGTGGCAAAAATCTGTTGTGTAAACATTATTTAATAGACCCTGAAGtctccagtagtgttgagcgagcatgctcggccgaacaccagttcggctcgagcatcgctatgctcggcatatCGAGGAGTTCGGccaaacaccgcgtgtgctcgagtcagtgtatttaaatctaatttagcctctatttctatgcagaagatcgctgtacagtgagggaatcccttaGTGTGATTCTGCGGCTTAAgattccctgctctgactccatatatagctatgtccatatatggagtcagttctTGGGGACACCTCAGTGtatttaaatttaatttagcctgtatttctgaaaggtttctgccgggattcaaactcacgacctttttcattagaggcaaggcacttaaccactcagctataatagctgcatagccagttacttaaaataaataaataaataaaaaaagatgagACTTTTAccatactgtacttctactgagacctatacagtagaagtctcatattattttttttaagtaactggctatgcagctatatagtgtagtggttaaagttctggcctatgatgcagaagctatgagttcaaatcccgtcacaaaccttttcagaaatagaggttaaattcgatttataaattttatatttttttagtaactgtaacattttttaaatgtatggcacaatataaatgtgtaattcaatatatttttttttaaataaaaaaaaaaatatatataaatatatatataaaatcatacttcggatatatatgaatgcataatatttgggaaactactactgatgttttagcaataatatatttacatatattatattatatattctaaatatataacaatatgtgcaattatattatggctaaaaacatatatatatatatatatatatatatatacagtacagaccaaaagtttggacacaccgtctcattcaaagagttttctttattttcatgactatgaaggcatcaaaactatgaattaacacatgtggaattatatacataacaaacaagtgtgaaacaactgaaaatatgtcatattctaggttcttcaaagtagccaccttttgctttgattactgctttgcacactcttggcattatcttgatgagcttcaagaggtagtcccctgaaatggtcttccaacagtcttgaaggagttaccagagatgcttagcacttgttggcccttttgccttcactctgcgatccagctcaccccaaaccatctcgattgggttcaggtccggtgactgtggaggccaggtcatctggcgcagcaccccatcactctccttcatggtcaaatagcccttactttcaaagttttcccaatttttcggctgacagactgaccttcatttcttaaagtaatgatggccactcgttttttcctttacttagctgcttttttcttgccataatacaaattctaacagtctattcagtaggactatcagctgtgtatccacctgacttctcctcaacgccactgatggtcccaatcccatttataaggcaagaaatcccacttattaaacctgacagggcacacctgtgaagtgaagaccatttcaggggactacctcttgaagctcatcaagagaatgccaagaatgtgcaaagcagtaatcaaagcaaaaggtggctactttgaagaacctagaatatgacatattttctgttgtttcgcaCTttgttgttatgtatataattccacatgtgttaattcatagttttgatgccttcagtgtgaatctacaattttcatagtcatgaaaataaagaaaactctttgaatgagaaggtgtgtccaaacttttggtctgtactgtatatatatatatatatatatatatatatattaagtttagcctctatttctgaaaaagtttgcaaCAGGATTTGAACTAatagcttctgcatcacagcccaaaactttaaccactacactatatagctgctttGCCAGtcccttaaaaaaatataaaaaatatgagacttctactgtataggtctcagtagaagattagtgcagtagaagtctcatatttttttcattaatttatttattttaagaaactggctatgcagctgttatagctgagtggttaagtgccttgactctaatacagaaggttgtgagtttgaatactggcagaaacttttctgaaatttaggctaaattagatttaaatacactgggatgTCCCCAAGACTcccctatatatggagtcagagcagggactcctaagccaaactagagtcccaacaccctcccctcttcagagcaggaggtgcctggggttctcccattgacttctattgtgttCGGgtgcacccgagcatcgcaaagtgttctacacgagcactttggtgctcgattaacactagtCTCTAGGTCTCCTTTTCCAATTATAAGCCAGCATTATTACATAAGTATAATCTGGGTTCTTGCAATTAAAGGGCTATTCCTATCTTAGACCTTTATGGCATATAcactgccataaatgtcagacagGTGTGGATCCCACATGTGGGACCTGCACATATCTCTGGAATGGGGATCCCTCATCCAACCTTGCTCTGCCCTGCTGGGTACATATTCAGGCTGTGAATGGTGGCTAGTGGGACCAGTATCTATCAGACATCTGTGGCATATCCTGTGAATATATCATAAATGTCTGAAATGATAATATCCCTCAAATTATATTTGTATTTAAATAATCTTGAAGAATTAAGAATAAAGCTGACCATACTGAACATTAAATATATTTATCTGCAGATCATTGGCAGATGCAGTTTATTTGCTGTTAATCTTTTGTGTATGACCAATACAGACATCAGATTGTCAGAAGATCTTATTGATCTGTCAGTggtctgcactctgcagatcaaTATCATTTGTCTTTGGTCATCTGTAGAGGACATTTCCAAACGCACCCTTTTGACTGGACATGAACCCTTTTCACAGAAGAGGACAACTCAATGACTTTTTATGTTAAAAGAAATTATTTTTAATAGTGTATTTGATACATAAAGAGGTAGAATAATATTTCCTGGCTTTATCAATGCATATTTTCGCTATAATGATGATTTAATTAGTATCCTGACAGTGTAATTAACCCTGTGAAATTAGTATTACATTTTTATGACTACATGAAATCCGTAATTAAAATAAATGTTCTTgttttagcatttttttatttttttagctaaaaaaatataaaattaggtTAAATCTGCCACCACAGTCTGGTAGATACTGTTCAAAAATATATTGTTTTCACTCAATATACTGCAGCTTTCCTATAAAAATTACCCTCAAATTGGGTGAGAAGGAATAATGCCAATGGCTAATTGGTCTTTAGAACTTTTCCTGGCTAGTGAAGCAGCAGAAAAGTTGAACACATGGAATTGAACATTGTCCTGCATAATTATCCTCATCTACTTAAAAGCTACAATTGTTTAAATTTGGTGTTTTCTAGAAACTAGCATAAAGGCTCCTTTACACTGACAGATTTAGAAGATGATTGTCCGgatggaagtgttccttcctgacaatcgcctgctcatcagtgaaggagactgttaCTTATCAGTTTAAGTCCTTAATAGTGGTCGAGGCCCACATTATTACAATATCCAATCTTTACTGGAACCTTAACTATTAGAGATTTAGTCATAGGTCTACTGTCCAAGCCCATGAAGGATCAGTATGATCTCACCTACCTATAACATAACTCGGAAATGTAAATTAAAGTATTTTTGGGCCAATTCAAGATAATTAATTTAATatctaaatgtattttttttatgcagctTTTGTAAACCAATGGTTACATCAGTTCTCAATAGTTTACCAATATCTAGAGTGTAGCTATATTACCTTCTGTTGGATATAATATATATGGattttacacatatatatatatatatatgtatatatagaataaagaaatcggactgcactccagttgaatcttcagtgaaaaaaggatttattcacccataggtggcacaagcgacgtttcggctcacatatgagcctttctcaagcttgagaaaggctcatatgTGAGCCGAGACGTCGCTTGTGCCACCCCTGGGTGAATAAATCTTTTTTTCACTGAAGATTCAACTGGAGTGCAGGCCGATTTCTTTATTCCGTATTAGTGGGTAAGCACCAGTTACCATACTCGGGCAGTGCACCCTCTCTACTTAGTTTTTTCGGCTTGGTGGTGctgccggtaaaaaaaaaatcacatatatatatatatatatatgtatatatatatatatatatatatatatatatataattatttccaTTTTATGTGTCCAGTTTTTTTGTGTGTAATTTTAGAAAAAAGAAGCCTGATTGTGTTGCACACATGTATTTCTCATATAACCTACACTTATACTCATGAACTAAAAGTCGCCTGAAAATGAGAATATAATGTatgataaaaatattaaataataaataCAACAATGTATTTCTAATATATTAACCAATATTATGCATATGTTTATGTCACAGATTAAAACTTCTACAAAACCCCACATTATCACTGGACGAGTGGCAGTGGTCCCATACTAAGTACCACCACTATTCTTTAGGCTCCCTTTACATCTTGTTTTGAGCCTAAAATATCTCTCAACATATATATTCAATGATATCCTGTGATAGCCTGAGTAGAAATATAGTGGGATACACTGCTCAGAGGCTGTACTTTACTTAATGCCCTTTTGCATAGGGAAGCATAGTAGACTAAGCCTTCCTTTGCAATGAAAAAGGTGTGCATGATACAGACTGACCCATTGTATGCCAAAATGCCTCTCCTTTGGCATTGGTTGGGTGCATGGAACCCTATGAATATGATAGAAGTGTATATCTAGGAATGCACCGAATGTATACATTTAACATGTACAAAAATGACATATGAAAAGTTTAAACTTATCTCCTTCAGCCtcatggttcccctgcagcagagtCTAGATAACTTTATAGAGATTAAAAAGTGAGGTCCAGGTGGCTGCCAGGATAACACTTTTAGGAGGACACCCAAGCCAAATCAGTGAAGTGGCAAACCTGATGCACATCTATTTCCATAACATAGATTGACAGTAAAGTCAACTACTTACAAAAAAGTGCTGCATCAGCATGTTCACAACAAACATCCCACACTTTAACAAAGGATAATTAAACAGTTGGCACTAAACATGCAGTTCATCTAGAAAATGTGGCAGTATAGCAGCTAAGACAGTTATAATAACGAGGTAAATGTCCTCACTATTTTATCTGACGAACAATATTAATTTTAGTCTGTAATGTTTACAGTCTAGCATTTTAATTTGGCCAATTAATTCTTTAGTACATGTATATATTCTTATCATTTAgcattgtatatttttatatgaaAAGGAGTTTCTATATGTTGCTGAAtctgtatactatatattgtaaaACCTttattttctgtaatttttttattttatttttattttatctctAGTGTTTTTCTTCTTCtgatcagcatcaggaggctattATGGGCTATTCAGTGTTGTAAACCTGAAATGCTCTGTAGATGACAGAATGAATGTGAGATTCCTTCTTGCTTCAATAAAATTATTGATTATGCCATTCATGCAGTACCTCAAGAGGATGCTGTTTCTTTTTGTTTGCTTGTCAAATTGTCCAAAATAAT
Coding sequences within it:
- the LOC121002512 gene encoding P2X purinoceptor 7-like codes for the protein MVSEENRLNPWCFMNDPQWSPDEDRPRQLEDTEGRLKGTQWCQCGNCKQMSSLEESIFCHEFRSMDCMREGLHCVIQHEGFQSRIHSRDFLIEILKASTRMTQQEFERIENRCLRWACYRKFTNQVYGFLGKGHRIPVPSCVVSKIRELYPDHEGNYTGFRWYSDYATGDLQIHLNF